The genomic interval ATGCCCAGTCTCTGAGAAGTTTGATACAACATAGTGTCTTTCCGATTCCGGGTCGACCGACGATTAAAACTCTCTTACTTTCAACATCCAGAAGGTCTTGCATGCTTTTCGGTTGTGAGTTTTCGTCGCGCGACCTTGGATAAGCTTCGAGTTGCACCCCTCGGTTTTCAGCAAAGTCATGCGTTTCTCTGTTCTGAATTACCACCAGGTTGGTGTAAATCTGATCGAGAGTCAAATTTTTAGCTGTTGAGTGGTCGTCTGGATTACCTATAAAAGGTGATTGGAGTTCTAAAAGTCCTTCGGTCTCTTGAACAATTATTTCCTTTGTGCGTTCGAtgaattcttgaaacttttGTTCTCGGAGTTCTTCAGTGTCTCTTTCAGTTAGTGGCATAGTTTCGTTCGTGCCATCCAGGTGTTGGTTGAAACTTAGATGGGTTTTTAGAAACTTTGAGTCTTCCATGAAACTCCTCTCAATGCATGCCCGTGAAAAAAGGTAGACGGTTTCAACCAGAGTCCCAGCAACAATAATTCCATTCACCACAAGGACAGCGTACATCCAGAAGGTTTTCTTTACAGCTCGTTGATTGTGACAGTCGAGTAAAGTAGAGTTTTGGGCGTTGTCAGATGAATTGCTTGGCTGAGTGGTTCCATCGGTTAAATAACAGTTAAActgagaggaaaaatttaaagggTAAAGCAACTGAGTTTGTAGGACGATGAAAATAACTCCTAAAACAATTCTTATCGATAGTTGAGAGCAGTAAGCGATAAAAAGCTTGTTTCCAGTTGATGACGCAGTATCTTGGTCGAGCAGATGATCGACTTTGGGTCTTACTATTCGGGAGTAAATAACACATACAAATGCGATAAGGAGTGAATTAAGGATTACGAAGCCATAGACTGGAAAACCGAATTTGTTGTACTGCTTCATATATTTCTCGTAACATTTTCCACGGACGGTGTCGACGGTTTTACTCTTCGCTCCGTCACAGCGGAAATCCAGCCTAGACTCGTTGATTTCCATGTCGAGGAATACGGCGAAGAAGATAACACTGATCAGGATCCAAAAACACACTGCCACATAATGAACTCTGTGGAAAGTTTTTGGCTCCAAATAATCTAAAATCTTTTCCATTAATACGGTTGGTATCTTTACTCACTTCCCCAGAACGCTGATCAGTTCTGGAGCTTGAATAAACAGCTAATGCGGCCTTGGTTTATTTGTAGCGCATGATAGTACTTTTATTTGATTGGCttttttggaaactttcaaCTGTCAAAACGACAATGGACTCTTTATGCATGTTATTGTTCTACATAAGAAACACTTGTTAGAAGGTGAGACGGTTATAGATATCTGCATATTTGGCAATATACGGGACCTCGCTTTCTCCCACCCCCTTCCCCGTGCTCATTTTCAGTCGCTTTgtcttctccttttttattaAAGTCGCTGCTGAGGCCCTGAAGAAAACTCATTGTGCCGATGTAGCTTATTTTGAAGGTTGAAGACTAAATACCGAGTTGCTAGGTGTGGATATTTCATCTGCGTGGTAATTGTTTGGGGAGGAAATTGTAACCCTTGGCTGATTCAAGTCACGATTGGTTGAGGTTTTGCATCTTATTAATTTTGAGGGTGGTGTGAGTTTTTTTAACTAATACCAAAGCGGCTTAGTGAAGCAAAACTaatgcaaatgaaattattctCGACTACGTCGTGAAAATACTGTCCTACTGTTATCATCTAATCACGATCATGAAAGGTATCAGGGTCTAGAAATACGTTGGCACGTCCTTTTTCTTTGGCGGAGGCTCCATGCATTTCTGAGCCAAAAACTCACCGATTTATTGCTCAACTTAACACGAAGAGGTCATacatccaaaaaatatttacgaAGAGGTCAGATAAACATCTTCCTAAGATCTACCCTTACCCTGAAAACCAAGTGATCCTTCCAAAATCCTCCACCCAcaccactcccccccccccctttttttcaggtgaaaaaTGATGACTCCTTCCTTATTTGGCTATAATTTCCCTTTTTGCTCTTTCCGGTTTTCTTTGCtgcttttttaaagttttctatGAAAACATATTTGCAGCCAACTGTATAATAGAATAGTCAGTCAGAATAGTCTGAAAGACTATGTACCCTTTAAACCCTAGGAGTTTACAGAAACAGAATTAACAgaattacccctgaatcaaaccttaaggccatgagaataaaggaaacagtCGCCGGGGAAGGAATCTATGATCTGACcagcaaacaaattctccttgtcagcaccttaagaaatgtgtaaagaacagtgtggagaatatgcatactgatgttaaggtgtaaagggttcagaAAATGAAAGACGTCTTCCTTTGCAAGTGCAGAGGTTATTGACAGACTTGTCAATTCTATTGCAGGAGTTTCattaattaaatttatatttttagatttcaagaaaattttctttaagctGGGAGCAGAGTTGTACAATTTTTAACGAGAAAATGTCAAGGAAACGTTAGCAGACTTTATATCACTGGGTTAGGGGCTTAGTACTAGGTGCAAATCTATCAAGATTGAGCTGATTCAacatggttaaaaaaattcaactgtATGGCCAAGTTCCATTCAAGTGTATCAATCAACCTTTTCTGGTTAGATTTGAGAGATGATGGGTTGGGCAATCATGTTGAATGATTGAATGAGGAATCAACTCTATTTTTACGGTTTGCCTATCAGTAATGTAACAAccttcttgaattttgttttacaccATAAAAGTTTGAGCATTACCTGAAATACGAGTCAATTCTATACAACTGAAGCAGTTATTTCCTTCTGTGGTCAAATTTTTTACCCAACCAATGAAAATGTTATAGTTTCTTTTTGAGTGTTGTCCTTGTTAGTTCGAGCTCACTTTGTTTAAGgtattttggaaaaatttgtcatttaagttttttgtaGGTTGCATTCAATCCTTTTCTAACCACaacactttgtttctttttgccTCTGGGTTTTCTGATGTTAATGCCTCAGTTCATCTCACGTTTTATACCAGGATGTCTACTATCGCTACAATACACTTGAGTGGTCTTTACGTGTCTGAATAAATACAGGTAAACTGCCTGAAGTAAGTAAGTGATACTAGAATGCTgacaattttcagtttcaacaaatgcatttaattactttttttgacTAAACATACTACTAGTAAAATAAGATTAATAACTATAGACCAATTAACAATTGAATAATTGGCAAAGAGTgaatttaacatttaaaaaatcCTTAACATTGATCAGCCAATGTGACAAACATCCCACCCTTCTATCTCGTGACAGTTTGATGGTTTTGCGGCCACTTGACTGATCTCCTTCACAGCCGTTTTGCTTCAGTGACATCCCCCCATTCCCTTCCTCAAGAAAAAATCAGCTGCAAGTAAGACTACTTGATTGGGTGATTGAAAGTAACACCAAAACTTAAACCTTTGCAGCTCATTGTGGTTGAGTTTGATAAAGCCCTAATTACAATgcggcaagaaaatgaaagctggGCTACAATTTGGACTTTCTCTGCATGAAAGCCATAATGGCCTGCATACACTCTTCTGAAAGCCAGCGTTCTTCAAGTAAAGCACACTCCTTTTTGTTGGCACCATGTAACAAATCATGGAATGAATCACATATTAACTGCTCGGACAACAACAAAGACtgttaagtgaacaaaataaaaaaacagaacacTTATTGAATGAAAGTATAAAACATTTATTGGTCGTCTAAAATAACACTTCACTCAAAACCCCTATCGTCTACAGTTAAATATaaatgatcaagataaaaattagaattgataaataaaatatggGAAACCCCTCTCCTGTATTCATCACTATGATTATATGTTGCAATAAAACTTGAGTAAGGCAGGATACCTTTTATTCTTTCCAGGCTGAAAGGAATatatgaaagaaaacagaagttTTACTCTCAGGCTTCTTTCACCAATTTATTGAGAGAAGCCATATGGCTGGGAATATCCCTAAGACATTACAAATAGACCCCTTCCCCAACTCCCCCCCTCCTTTGACAAGCCTGTCTCCAAATGCTATAGCAACTCCATTGTAGAGGGCGCCCTGCTGTAAAACTCTACAATTCAATTTTCtacctgggggggggggggggtagctTGGCCATTGCTTATATTCTGTTCTGAACTTCTTCTGTGAACTTGTCATGGGAGAAAACATCTGTAACCAATCCACAGTCTCTTACTTCAACTGCTGTCAGCTTGCATCCAGCAAGCAACATTTCATTGAACTAAAGAAGATTAAGAATTTGTGTTGTAATTTCACAAATTATGACAATAACTTGAAATATGCTCTTTAACTCATGTTATAAAAAGGTTTCAACAGAAATTAGAGGCAAGTCAATGTACCTTTGCAGGTCCCATTATCCTAGGGAACATAAATGAGGAACATCCTTCAGGGCTTTGTCCTAGCTCCATAGATGGTGACTGAAATGCAGCTTTATCTGATCCACAGGTCAAGTCAAACAGGCCTGTGACTGTTATTAATAATCATAGAAGTTGATTGTACTTGATTTGAATGTACAAGTAAGATTGGTGTGTACTAAGATAAGTTAAGATGTATTGCATAAATGGAAGACAATTAACTTCTAATTTCACAAGGttattactaaaaaaaatttccacagTAAGTGGTAAGGCCCCTATTTCAATAAAACATTCAGTGGATAACCAAGAAATTTTAGTCTCCACCCCAtaaattttttgttcagtttcatTCATGTCAGCTGTTCTAACTTGAAGTTTGAAGGTAGTCAATGGTGAGTTTGAGAGAGACTTAAATATCTTCAAtccatttttttaacatcaacTGCTCCTTGACTAAAAAGCTTCATGACAGCAGTTTTCTGGAAATCCATTACTTAATATGAATTCATTGATTGCTTGTAATGCGTTGGGACAGCTTGGACTCTTCTGGAGTTCAACAGATTTTTGATCAGTGGATATTAAGTGATGTACAGTTCTAGGATAAGGCTACTGTTTccaagatttgattggttcttgtGCTGTTTGGTTGCTGTGATCTACTGCACTACAGTGAAATTGTGCAAACtcaattcatttcttttctgctctatttcaaagtttacaCGACTGAAACTTTTATGGaataaatttgttatcatgATCATCATTGTCATACTCATACTGTGCTCAGCCTGGAGTCCAATGTGCTAACTATTTGGTCTCCACATAACTCAGTGTTCTCCAGAGATTTTGAAAAACCAGgcagaaaaaataaatgctGGCAAAGGTTAATATCTAATTCAGATCATGACAGATGTTTAACTACTTTGCCTAAATAAAGCGGCCAGCTCTTTTGGGATGAGTACCGATCCTGGTGCTTCAGGAGAATGCTGGTAGCCTACAAGAATGAATGATTGGGGAATCTGAGATAAAAGGAAAAGACATTGGTCCGCTAACATACTTTATACTTTCCGTACGTCATTTGCCATCTTTTGAGGACCCTCAGGCGGAATTCTGATAAAGTTTCCCAAGTCATTTCCACAATAGTAATATTCTCCAAAAGGCCCATGTATGTTTTAGtcagttttttaaaatgtaaatatggtGTCTAATGACTCCATTTAAGCTTGCCGAGAGACAAAATGGTTTGCCAAATCCCTGAAAGTTCCATTCTTGATTTTCCTTATTTTACCACCTGTTGCTAACCCTTTACTTACTTGTCGGTGGTCTGTCGGTGGGGGGAGCTTTTTCTCACAATTACCATAGTCTTAGCTCAAATTCAATGGCCAAATGCAGGAATCCATTCACAACCACTAACCATAAATTCCCCGGTTTGCGGTTACGATTTTAACACGACCGAATTTTCTATTACTTAAGTTATAAAAGGCAAATGTGCGCGTATGGAAGTTAACTGTTTCACTTTTGATATAAACAAATAGTTTCTTAGCTTCTTAGCTAGCCTGTCAAAGCTTTGTCCAGCTTCTTGTGGATTATAGTCTCAATCAAAATGAACCATTTTTTACGGGGTTAGgactgaaaaaactgaaacactTAAATCAATAGAAGTGCCCAGGAAAACATTCAGTTGAAATGCTCATGGCCTAGTTTGCATGCGCGAAAGAATTGCCGTGCCTTGAGAACATTTACTCGTGGAATCAGCTGACTCTAAGTTCAATTCCGGTAAATTTGCCCCTAAAATGAGCCATTCAGTAAATTTTATCTCTTCTGGTATTGTACTTACGCTGCTGGTCGACTCTCCTTCGTCGCAATAAGGCATGTTTTCAgtggaagagagaaaaattactTCCAATTCGAATAGCTGGAGAGCCAGGAAGATGATTTTTGGCGGCACTTGAGAGAGGCTCTTGATTAACACCTCGAACTGCACTATGGGATGGTAAGAAATTATACCTTGTCACCAGTCTCTCACAACTTTCTCTCTCCAATCCTCGTGGGCAGAAACATGGCGACTTTCATCGCCAAGTCCCTGTAGTAGAATGTGTCTTTATTCGAGAACCATTGCCTTTGTTTATGTATTTTGGAACCAGTTGATTTACAAATTTGATACTTAAATAGATAAGCGATATCATGGAACACATAAATTGTGCGTCGATCGTCAAAACACCGTCATAACTTTCGAAGTAAGGTTGACTGAAGTAGAAGTTTGCTTTGGGTTGTTGTCGAAAGAatagtttaattttgaagtaCACCTGGATCCACGATGCAAATCAAAAGCGTGGAAGCCTTAAAATCTTGGCTTACAACTCGTTTGGAGTCAGTGTAAGTATATATTCAGAGGAAAGCCGAACTGTATTTCGTAGACATACTAAATACTAACATTAACGACTCGTGCATGATGGCTcaaaattgttaaaactgtACGATAGATGCCTTCGATGGGAACCTGGTTATTAAGTCATTTCAGAGTTGATTTGTCTCGCTGATGTTCAATTTCTATGAAGTATTGCTAACATTATTAGGCAATCTTTTGACGTTTATTAGAGATTAGACTTAAGGTTTCTTTCTGTTGGCATCAATAACTTAATTAGTTTTGTTAATTCTctgacctctaagagtgactagcatccaatttctccttacaataccacccCTGAAACACACATTTTGTTCACAAGACTAAAGATGATCACCAACCAGAGAAGTTATTGATTGTTCAACATTTTCTCCTTCTCGGCACCCTGGGAAATGTatacaaacagttttttttcagtatggagattatgcatactgaCAAGCGGGTTTTTACTAAAGGGTTAATGGTAAGTTATTGTGTAGTTCAGAAAGCCTTGCCTTgttcaaaaatgaaagattACTAATGATTAGAAGATCAGAAACgtatttttttgttgctttaacCTGATCTTAAGATTGACTTTTGGTAAGATTTCCATACAGCTCCTACTAATTCTGCATGCAGTTCTTGGATAAGGAAAGCAGTGGCCAAAACAGCACATTATCTTATGTAATATGGCTTTGTTTTAGCATAGTATGTGGTTATACAGAAATCTTTCCTAATTTTTTATGCCATTATCCTAGTAGTCTTATGGGACatctaaaaaattgaaaatttgacttaATATTGAAAATGGGACAAAAGCATTCCTCTGTGGTTTCTTAGGATGAATCAGCatgctgttaaccctttaacccccagatcaaatttgtaattctccttactgtcaaccatacagttcttataatgttagttcagagaattttgtattggatcaactaattatcaccaaatttatatttttctctatgCTCATCACTAATCTagatgatattgtattgatataataaggagaaattctgtcttggtcactcgtgggagttaaagggttaagtgataTAAATATAACCTTAATTTGTACCAGTTGGCagaaatttatttggttttatgacaTAACCTTTGGTTTATTACAATTTCTCTCCTTATAAATGTTTCAGTTGTGATGCTGATCCAGCGGCTCTGGCCAAGTATGTTGTTGCTTTAGTGAAAAAAGACAAGCCTACAGAAGAACTCAAAGACATTTGTGTGGACCAGTTAGAAGTTTTCCTGTCTGGAGGTAAGATTCTCACTCAAGATTCTCTATGGAAAAGGTTGATACTCCTAACAATTCGAATGGAtaattttatacattttttgcaGAACCAGTCAAATGAGActacttctttttttcagaaactggTACTTTTGTGAACACGCTGTTTGAAGCTCTTGCCACTTCCTCTTACATTCCTCAACCACTTGCTGAACCAAATCCCGCACCAATTGCTAGCTCTGCTCCTCTGCCAAAAGCTGTTCCTTCACAGTCAGCCCCAAATTCAACCACACCACAGGAAAAACCCAGGAAGTCATCAATATCAGAGGACTCACGAGTTCTAACAGAGGTAATTAAACATCTCATGTGACCTTTGtgctcaaccctttaacccccaagatctgattgttaattctcccctctagctgcaacacatttccttgtgaattagatacgagaatttggtgttaggtcaagataacaacttctaactgataagtttgagtattcttattacttagttactggataatgtatgtttattataaggagaagttacatgttgatcacttctgggaatttaagggtcAAAATTGTGATCAACATTGTGAATGTAATTGCTAGTGGATTTGTGTATAAGCTATTGTATATTTTAATAGctgacttaaccctttcattcccaggagtgaccaagacagaatttctcattacaatttcaatacagtatctaacagacaagtgatgagaataaaaacaatattaatgGCAGATAGTAGGGAGTGAGAATTACTGATAAATCTTGGGAGTGTAAGGGTTAAGAAAGTTTGTTAAGGGTGATTGACAAAATCTTCATTTCAATTCTAGATTTGACTGGGTAAAATACcttatttttcagtttataCTTCTGTAGttaaatttggtgttagttttttcatgtatttggTATCAACACTTGATTTTGGGATGGGTAGAATAAGGCCTGAAGGACTTTTGATGCCCAATCACATGCACAATCTCCTTGGGTATCAAAATGGAATAAAGTACAATCTTGAGAGGAAAATGTCAGTAGTAGTTCATCAGAA from Pocillopora verrucosa isolate sample1 chromosome 14, ASM3666991v2, whole genome shotgun sequence carries:
- the LOC131789659 gene encoding enoyl-CoA delta isomerase 2-like; the protein is ITVTGLFDLTCGSDKAAFQSPSMELGQSPEGCSSFMFPRIMGPAKFNEMLLAGCKLTAVEVRDCGLVTDVFSHDKFTEEVQNRSLLLSEQLICDSFHDLLHGANKKECALLEERWLSEECMQAIMAFMQRKSKL